The following are from one region of the Osmerus mordax isolate fOsmMor3 chromosome 1, fOsmMor3.pri, whole genome shotgun sequence genome:
- the mybphb gene encoding myosin binding protein Hb isoform X7, with the protein MRLQTRPLKPTPPLLFLPPRTLPYLPLKQSNHPMLLLPPQRKPRLPLLLTLMSPCLPNVLTPAAEAAVPEEPKAPSPPPPPPKEPTSVPLELAVEDVSDTSVTITWRPPETIGNSGLDGYTVEICKEGTEDWKAANEDLTISCRYVIKNQTTGDRLKIRVVAMNPAGRSPPASHPEPVLVKEVGERPHIRLPRFLRQRYVANVGDKVNLTIPFSGKPKPLVTWTKDGQPLDTKKVNVRSTERDSILFIRTAEREDSGHYEMSVKVESFEDKATLILQIVELPGPPASVKVLDTWGFNVALEWTAPKDKGNTEITGYTIQKADKKTGDWFTVLEHYHRMNATISDLIMGNTYSFRVFSENKCGISEDATMAKETASILKTAIDYKPPEFKSHDFNEAPKFTTPPSDRATTVGYSTRLLASVRGYPKPKIEWIRNQMVIGEDPKYRQMFTEGICSLEIRKPGNWDGGVYTCRAKNPLGEAIATCKLEVKQPPVPESEK; encoded by the exons ATGCGCCTGCAGACGCGCCCGCTGAAACCGACG CCGCCGCTGCTGTTCCTGCCGCCGAGGACGCTGCCGTACCTGCCGCTGAAGCAGAGCAACCATCCGATG CTGCTGCTGCCCCCGCAGAGGAAGCCGCGGCTGCCGCTCCTGCTGACG CTAATGTCACCATGCTTACCTAACGTGTTAACGCCTGCTGCAGAAGCCGCTGTGCCAGAGGAACCCAaagctccctccccccctccacccccgccgAAAG AGCCCACCAGCGTGCCCCTGGAGCTGGCCGTGGAGGATGTCAGTGACACCTCTGTCACCATCACCTGGAGGCCCCCGGAGACCATTGGCAACTCTGGTCTAGACGGATACACCGTGGAGATCTGCAAGGAGGGAA ccgaGGATTGGAAGGCTGCAAACGAGGATCTGACCATTTCCTGTCGCTACGTCATCAAGAACCAGACAACAGGCGACCGTCTGAAGATCAGGGTGGTGGCCATGAACCCTGCGGGCCGTAGCCCCCCCGCCAGCCACCCCGAGCCCGTCCTCGTCAAGGAGGTTGGAG AACGTCCTCATATTCGTCTGCCTCGCTTCCTGAGGCAGCGATATGTCGCCAACGTCGGAGACAAGGTCAACCTCACCATTCCCTTCAGC GGCAAACCCAAACCACTGGTCACCTGGACGAAGGACGGCCAGCCTCTGGACACCAAGAAG GTGAACGTccgcagcacagagagagacagcatccTGTTCATCCGCACGGCGGAGCGGGAAGACTCAGGTCACTACGAGATGTCGGTGAAGGTGGAGAGCTTCGAGGATAAAGCCACCCTCATCCTGCAGATTGTCG agcttCCAGGGCCCCCCGCCAGTGTGAAGGTCTTGGACACCTGGGGCTTCAACGTGGCTCTGGAGTGGACGGCCCCCAAGGACAAGGGGAACACAGAGATCACTGGCTACACCATCCAGAAGGCAGACAAGAAgactggg gacTGGTTCACAGTGTTGGAACACTACCACCGCATGAACGCCACCATCTCTGACCTGATCATGGGCAACACCTACTCCTTCAGGGTGTTCTCTGAGAACAAGTGTGGCATCAGCGAGGACGCTACCATGGCCAAGGAAACGGCTTCTATCCTGAAGACGG CTATCGACTACAAGCCTCCTGAGTTCAAGTCGCATGACTTCAACGAGGCGCCCAAGTTCACCACCCCTCCGTCGGACAGAGCCACCACTGTGGGCTACAGCACCAGGCTGCTGGCGTCTGTCAGGGGGTACCCCAAG CCTAAGATCGAGTGGATTAGGAACCAGATGGTCATTGGAGAAGACCCCAAATACAGGCAGATGTTCACCGAGGGAATCTGCTCTCTGGAGATTCGCAAACCAGGAAACTGGGACGGTGGTGTGTACACCTGCAGAGCCAAGAACCCCCTGGGAGAAGCCATCGCCACCTGCAAGCTGGAGGTCAAAC AGCCTCCGGTTCCAGAATCTGAGAAGTAA
- the mybphb gene encoding myosin binding protein Hb isoform X8, whose product MSEPAPEPVAEAAPAEAAPAEAAPAEGGEAAPATEGAPEAAPAEGEAAPAAAPPVEEPPPAVEAAVPEEPKAPSPPPPPPKEPTSVPLELAVEDVSDTSVTITWRPPETIGNSGLDGYTVEICKEGTEDWKAANEDLTISCRYVIKNQTTGDRLKIRVVAMNPAGRSPPASHPEPVLVKEVGERPHIRLPRFLRQRYVANVGDKVNLTIPFSGKPKPLVTWTKDGQPLDTKKVNVRSTERDSILFIRTAEREDSGHYEMSVKVESFEDKATLILQIVELPGPPASVKVLDTWGFNVALEWTAPKDKGNTEITGYTIQKADKKTGDWFTVLEHYHRMNATISDLIMGNTYSFRVFSENKCGISEDATMAKETASILKTAIDYKPPEFKSHDFNEAPKFTTPPSDRATTVGYSTRLLASVRGYPKPKIEWIRNQMVIGEDPKYRQMFTEGICSLEIRKPGNWDGGVYTCRAKNPLGEAIATCKLEVKQPPVPESEK is encoded by the exons ATGTCTGAGCCAGCCCCTGAACCCGTTGCCGAAGCCGCCCCAGCCGAGGCTGCCCCAGCCGAGGCTGCCCCAGCCGAGGGGGGCGAAGCAGCTCCAGCCACGGAGGGAGCCCCGGAGGCCGCACCCGCCGAGGGAGAGGCCGCCCCTGCGGCCGCCCCGCCAGTCGAGGAGCCACCACCAGCAGTTG AAGCCGCTGTGCCAGAGGAACCCAaagctccctccccccctccacccccgccgAAAG AGCCCACCAGCGTGCCCCTGGAGCTGGCCGTGGAGGATGTCAGTGACACCTCTGTCACCATCACCTGGAGGCCCCCGGAGACCATTGGCAACTCTGGTCTAGACGGATACACCGTGGAGATCTGCAAGGAGGGAA ccgaGGATTGGAAGGCTGCAAACGAGGATCTGACCATTTCCTGTCGCTACGTCATCAAGAACCAGACAACAGGCGACCGTCTGAAGATCAGGGTGGTGGCCATGAACCCTGCGGGCCGTAGCCCCCCCGCCAGCCACCCCGAGCCCGTCCTCGTCAAGGAGGTTGGAG AACGTCCTCATATTCGTCTGCCTCGCTTCCTGAGGCAGCGATATGTCGCCAACGTCGGAGACAAGGTCAACCTCACCATTCCCTTCAGC GGCAAACCCAAACCACTGGTCACCTGGACGAAGGACGGCCAGCCTCTGGACACCAAGAAG GTGAACGTccgcagcacagagagagacagcatccTGTTCATCCGCACGGCGGAGCGGGAAGACTCAGGTCACTACGAGATGTCGGTGAAGGTGGAGAGCTTCGAGGATAAAGCCACCCTCATCCTGCAGATTGTCG agcttCCAGGGCCCCCCGCCAGTGTGAAGGTCTTGGACACCTGGGGCTTCAACGTGGCTCTGGAGTGGACGGCCCCCAAGGACAAGGGGAACACAGAGATCACTGGCTACACCATCCAGAAGGCAGACAAGAAgactggg gacTGGTTCACAGTGTTGGAACACTACCACCGCATGAACGCCACCATCTCTGACCTGATCATGGGCAACACCTACTCCTTCAGGGTGTTCTCTGAGAACAAGTGTGGCATCAGCGAGGACGCTACCATGGCCAAGGAAACGGCTTCTATCCTGAAGACGG CTATCGACTACAAGCCTCCTGAGTTCAAGTCGCATGACTTCAACGAGGCGCCCAAGTTCACCACCCCTCCGTCGGACAGAGCCACCACTGTGGGCTACAGCACCAGGCTGCTGGCGTCTGTCAGGGGGTACCCCAAG CCTAAGATCGAGTGGATTAGGAACCAGATGGTCATTGGAGAAGACCCCAAATACAGGCAGATGTTCACCGAGGGAATCTGCTCTCTGGAGATTCGCAAACCAGGAAACTGGGACGGTGGTGTGTACACCTGCAGAGCCAAGAACCCCCTGGGAGAAGCCATCGCCACCTGCAAGCTGGAGGTCAAAC AGCCTCCGGTTCCAGAATCTGAGAAGTAA